ACCTCGGCGGGGCCGACGTCCAGCCCGGCGATCACCGGCGCCACCAGCGGCAGCACGATCAGGGTGATCTCGATCCAGTCGAGGAAGAAGCCGAGCACGAACACCAGGAACAACACGGAGATGAGAATGCCGTCGTGCGAGAACGGCAGGCTCTTGAGCCCGTGGTGGATGAACTCCTCGCCGCCGAGCGCCTGGAACACGAAGGAAAAGGCGGTGGCGCCGACGAAGATGGCGAAGATGAAGGCGGTGGTCTTGGTGGTCTGCTCGCACACCTCGCGCAGCACGGCCCGATCGAGCTTCTTGTGCATAAGCGCCAGCAGGGTAGCGCCGCAGGCGCCCACGCCGGCCGCCTCGGTGGGCGTGGCGAACCCGGCGAAGATGGAGCCGAGCACCGCCAGGATCAGTGCCGCGGGCGGCAGCACCGCCTTGAACACCCCGCCCAGGTCCGACAGGCGCATGCGCCGGGCATCCGGCGGCAACGGGGCATGCTTGGGCGAGAACAAGCCCACCGCCATCATGTAGCCGATGTAGATCACCCCGAGCATCGCGCCGGGAATCAGCGCGCCCATGAACAGCCCGCCGGCATCCACGCCGGGGGTGCGGTCCGCCATCAGCACCAGCATGATCGAGGGCGGGATGAGAATGCCCAGCGTGCCCACCGCGCTCACCGTGCCGGCGGCGAAGCTCGGGCTGTAGCCGGTGCGCAGCATGATCGGCATGCCGAGCAGCGCCAGCAGCACCACCGAGGCGCCGATGATGCCGGTGGACGCGGCCAGCAGCAGGCCGATGGCCGCCACCGTCACCGCCAGCCCGCCCGGAGCGCGGCCGAGCACCTTGACGAAGTTTTCCATCAGTTCGGCGGCGATGCCGGAGCGGTCGAGCATCAGCCCCATGAAGACGAACATGGGCAAGGCCACCAGCACCCAGTTCTGCATGATGGTCCAGATGCGCGAGGTCACCGCCGCCAGATCGCTGAAGGCGACGCTGTAGAAGCCGTCGGCGAGCCGTTCGGGAAAGATGTAGGCGGCCACGGTCACCGTGACCAGGGCCACGCCGCCGAGCACCCAGGCGACCGGAAAGCCCGAGAACAGCAAGACGATGAAGGCGGCGAACATGCCGATGCAGAGAATTTCGTAGAACTCGAGTGCCATGATCAGGCCTCCGTCTTTTTCGCCACGGGGACACGGCCGAGGAACAGCAGCGCCACGATGCGCGTGAGCCGCGCGCACGCGGCCACCCCGAGCAGCCCGATGCCCGCCACCAGCGCGCTCTTGATGATCCAGCGATAGGGCAGGCCGGCCGGCGAGCTGGAACGCTCGGCGGTGGCGAACGAATCGGCCACGAAGGGCACCCCGTACCACATCAGCATCGCCACGAAGGGCAGCAACAGGCAGACGATGCCGACGAGATCGATCCAGGCCTTGGTGCGCAGGGTGAAGCCGCCGTAGAACAGGTCCACGCGCACATGGTCGTCGGTGGCCAGGGTCACCGAGAGGCCGAGCATGAACAGGGCGGCGTAGATGTGCCACTGGATCTCCTCGAACTCCACCCGGCCCTCGCCGAACAGGTTCTTCATCACCACGTTGATGACGATCACCGCCATCAGGGCGATCCATGCCCACGAGATCGAACGCCCCAGGCGCGCCAGGGCGCCGTCGACGACACGCGAGAAGGCGGTCTCGGGCAGCTCGGCATGGTGGATGAGAAAGTGCAGGTCGTCCGGATGGTCGTGCGAGATCGCACGCCCCTCGGCCGCCTCGAATTCGCGGTCGCTCATGGCGTCTCCCTTGCGATGGTGTGGTCGTGGATCGGCCGGATGAATCCGGCCCTACGGCGGTCGAATCAAACCGTAGGGCGGGATTCATCCCGCCACATGCCACGGCAGGCGCTTACTGCTTCTCGTCGTTGAAGTCGCGCGGCAGGTAGGCCAGGCCCTTCCAGGTCTGGTAGCTCTTGGAGAAGGCCTCCTGCGAGTCATAGACGCGCTTGAAGTCGGCGTCCTTGGCGGACTGCTCGGCCATCACCTCGTCGGTGAGCTTCTTGAGCGCATGGAGCATCTTGGTGGGCACCTTCTCGGTCTTGACGCCCTTGGCCTCGAAGCCGCGGATCACGTCGCCCTGGATCGCCTCGCCCTTGGACAGGTTGCGCATCACCCCGGCGGTGCAGGCGGTGTCGAACAGCGCGCGACTGGACGGCTGCAGCGCATCCCACACCTGCTTGTTGATGATCAGGTGGAAGGCGGTGTAGGTCTGGTGCCAGCCGGGGAAATAGTTGTACTTGGCGACCTTGTCGAAGCCCAGCTTCTGATCCACCGCCGGCATCGCGAACTCGGTGGCGTCGATGGCGCCCTTCTCCAGCGCCTGGAAGATCTCCGAGCCCGGCAGCAGGGTCACGGAGGCGCCGGCCTTCTGCATCACCTGCCCGCCGAGCCCGGCGAAGCGGATCTTGAGCCCCTTGAGATCGTCCATGGTCTTGATCTCCTTGCGGAACCAGCCGGCCGTCTCGGGCCCGGTGATGCCGCACAGGATCGGGTGGATGTTGCGCTTGCCATAGACGTCCTCGGCCAACGCCTTGCCGCCGCCGTTGTACCACCAGGCGGTGTATTCCCACGGCTCCATGCCGAAGGGGCGGGCCGAAAACAGCGGCGCAGAGGGAATCTTGCCGGCATCGTAGCCCAGCCAGGTGTAGCCCGCGTCGATGGTCTTGTCGCGCACCGCGTCGGACAACTCCAGCGGCGGCACCAGGTTGCCCGGCTCGAAGATCTTGAACTGGATCTGGCCGTCGGAGGCCGTCTTGAGCATGTCGGCCACCATCTGCACGTTGTCGCCCAGCGCGGGCAGGTGGGACGGGAAGGCGTTGGGCACCTTCCAGCGCAGCTTGTCGGCCGCATGCACGGCGCCGGCGGCGAGCATCAGGCCGGCGAGCAGGACCAGCGAACGGGGCGTGTTGCGTTGAGTCATCGGATCTTCCTCCTGTGGGTCACGGAAAGACCACCGAAGCGAAGCATCCCGGACGCACGCGTCCGCCCCTCCTCCGGCCTGTCTTTGTTGTGCAGCCGGCGCAGGCAAGTGCGCCGGTCTGGTGCCGTGTTCATTGCAGGGGGCGTGCCAGATCCTTAAGCAATTGAATGCATGGAGAAAAATATTTTATGGTCGCGCCGGCCAATCCACGGACCCGCACACGCCGAACGGCCGCGCCGCGCCGGCGATCCGCGCGGGACGCGGGATGGGGAGCAATTCCGGAAAGCCGGACAGGCGTCCGGCCCTGACGACACGCCAGCGGCGTCAGGCCGGGTCGCCGAAGGCCTTGAGCTTGGCGTAGAGCTGCGAGCGCGACACCCCCAGCAGGCGCGCGGCGCGCGACTTGTCGCCCCCGGCGCGCGCCAGGGCGGCGCGGATCGCCGCGGCCTCGGCCTGGGCGACCGCGTCGGCGAGGCGCAGGGGCTCGCCGGCCGCCTCGGCCCCGGACGCGGCGTCGGCCTCGCCGGAGGTACCCATCACGCGCCGGATCGCCGCCGCGTCCAGCGCCTCGCACTCGGCCAGCGCAGTGGCCCGCTCGAGCACGTTACGCAGCTCGCGCACGTTGCCCGGCCAGGGATGGGCGAGCAGCACATCGAGACCGGAGTCGGTCAGGTACCAGCCGCCGAAACCGGGCTCCTTGGGGATGTCGTCGAGGATGCGCTCGGCGATCACCGGGATGTCCTCGGGGCGCTCGCGCAGGGCCGGCACGAACAGGGGCAGCACCGCGAGCCGGTAATACAGGTCGGCGCGGAAGGCCCCCGCCTCAACCTTGGCCTCCAGGTTCTGGCTGGTGGCCGCGACGATGCGCACGTTCACATGCTTGACCGTGTTCGAGCCGAGCGCCTCGAATTCGCCCTCCTGGAGCACGCGCAGGAACTTGGCCTGGATCGCCGCCGGCATGTCGCCGATCTCGTCGAGGAACAGGGTGCCACCGTCGGCGAGCTCGAACTTGCCCGGTCGCGCGCGCCGCTCGGCCCCGGTGAAGGCCCCCGGCGCCACGCCGAAGAACTCCGACTCGAGCAGGGTCTCGGGCACCGCCGCCATGTTGACCGCCACGAAGGGGCCGCTGGCGCGCGCCGAGGCCAGGTGCAGGGCATGGGCCAGCAGCTCCTTGCCGACGCCGGTCTCCCCCTGCACCAGCACCGCGCCCTCGCGCAGCGCGAACCGGCGCGCGGTGCTCTTGAGTTCGACGATGGCCGGGCTCACGCCGATGAAACTCGACAGCGAATAGCGCGCCCCGCGCGCCCGCGCCAGCTCGGCGTTGGCCTGATCGAGCTTGACCTGCAGGCTCTGGAAACGGTCGAGGATGGGTTTGAGGTAGTCGACCCGGTCGTAGAACACGAAGCCCATCGCCCCCTCGACCTCGCCGGCGGCATTCTTCAGCGGCACCCGGCAGACCACGAAATGCTGCTCACCGAAGTTGAGCAGATCGAGCAGGATCGGGCGCCCGGTCTCCACCACCTGGCGCATACGGCTCTCGGGGATGATCTCTTCCACCGGCCGGCCGATCGCGGCGTCCGCGTCCTCGATACCGAGCAGCCGGCAATAGGGTTCGCTGATCCAGGTGATGCGCGCCTCGCGGTCCACCGACAGCGTCCCCTCGCTGATCTCGCCGAACAGACGCAGGGCCTCGCCGAGCCGCGCCGAGGCATCGTCGCGATTGAGCGGCACCACCCGGGCTTGTTCCCGCATGCTTGTCTCCTCGTTCTTGTCCCGCCATGGTACGCCCTCGCCCGCACGGCGAAAACGGGGGCGGCACGCCCGGCGCAGGCCATCGTATCCTGTCCCTGTTCGCCACTTCCCGGAGCCGCGCTCCGGCCGCAGGAATGCACCATGCCTTGCTATGAAATCGACGGCCTCCGCCCCGTCATCGACCCCGACGCCTACGTCCATCCCGACGCCGTGCTCATCGGCGACGTCATCGTCGGCCCGCGTTGTTACGTGGCCCCGCTCGCCTCCCTGCGCGGCGACTTCGGCCGCATCGTGCTCGAGGCCGGCTCGAACCTGCAGGACGGTTGCGTCATGCACGGCTATCCCGGCGCCGACACGGTGGTGGAAGAAGACGGGCACATCGGCCATGGCGCGGTGCTGCACAGCTGCCGCGTGGGGCGCAACGCGCTGGTGGGCATGAACGCGGTGATCATGGACAACGCCGTCATCGGCGAAGCGGCCTTCGTGGCCGCCTGCGCCTTCGTCAAGGCCGGCATGCAGGTGCCGGCCCGACATCTGGTCGCCGGCATGCCGGCCAAGGTGGTGCGCGAACTGAGCGACGACGAGATCGCCTGGAAAGAAGACGGCACCCGCATCTACCAGCAACTGACCGGGCGCTGCCTGACCAGCCTGCGCGCTTGCACGCCGCTGACCGCCATGGAACCGGGTCGCCGCCGGCTCGAATTCGAGGGCGTGATGTCCCTCGACGACTTCAAGAAGAGCTGAGGCTCAGGCCCGCTCCCAGTAGCCCGGCTGGTTGTAGATCTCGCGCAGGTAATCGACGAAGCAGCGGATCTTGGCCGGCAGGTAGCGCTGCTGCGGATACACCACCTGGATCGGATAGCTGGAGACGGCGAACGCGTCGAGCACGGTCATGAGCGTGCCGCGGGTCAGCTCCGGCTGGATCTCCCAGGTCGAACGCCAGGCGATGCCCAGCCCCTGGCGCACCCACTCGAACAGGGACTCGCCGTCGTTGCAGGCCATGTCGCCGTCCACCCGCACCGAGAAGCGCTTGCCTTCGCGCGCGAAGGCCCAGCCGCGCTGCTGGCCGCCCTGCGGATTGAAGGCCAGGCAGTTGTGCCCGGCGAGCTCCTCGGGCTGCTGCGGAATGCCGTGCCGTTCGAAATACGCCGGCGTGCCGCACACCACCCGATGGTTGGGATAGAGGGGCACCGCCACGTAGTCCGGGTCCACCACCTCGCCGATGCGGATCGCCATGTCGTAGCCCTCGCGCACCAGATCCACCACGCTGTCGGTGAAGTTGAAGGACAGCTTCAGGTCCGGGTACTGCATCTTGAAGGCCGGCGCATGGGGGCCCACGTGGCGGCGGCCGAACCCGGCCGGCGCGGTCACCACCAGATGGCCGCGCACATCATGACGCCCGGCGCTGACGCTGGCCTCCGCCGCCTCGAAATCCTTGAGCAGCTGGCGGCAC
The nucleotide sequence above comes from Nitrogeniibacter mangrovi. Encoded proteins:
- a CDS encoding sigma-54 interaction domain-containing protein, producing the protein MREQARVVPLNRDDASARLGEALRLFGEISEGTLSVDREARITWISEPYCRLLGIEDADAAIGRPVEEIIPESRMRQVVETGRPILLDLLNFGEQHFVVCRVPLKNAAGEVEGAMGFVFYDRVDYLKPILDRFQSLQVKLDQANAELARARGARYSLSSFIGVSPAIVELKSTARRFALREGAVLVQGETGVGKELLAHALHLASARASGPFVAVNMAAVPETLLESEFFGVAPGAFTGAERRARPGKFELADGGTLFLDEIGDMPAAIQAKFLRVLQEGEFEALGSNTVKHVNVRIVAATSQNLEAKVEAGAFRADLYYRLAVLPLFVPALRERPEDIPVIAERILDDIPKEPGFGGWYLTDSGLDVLLAHPWPGNVRELRNVLERATALAECEALDAAAIRRVMGTSGEADAASGAEAAGEPLRLADAVAQAEAAAIRAALARAGGDKSRAARLLGVSRSQLYAKLKAFGDPA
- a CDS encoding TRAP transporter small permease subunit; translated protein: MSDREFEAAEGRAISHDHPDDLHFLIHHAELPETAFSRVVDGALARLGRSISWAWIALMAVIVINVVMKNLFGEGRVEFEEIQWHIYAALFMLGLSVTLATDDHVRVDLFYGGFTLRTKAWIDLVGIVCLLLPFVAMLMWYGVPFVADSFATAERSSSPAGLPYRWIIKSALVAGIGLLGVAACARLTRIVALLFLGRVPVAKKTEA
- a CDS encoding TRAP transporter substrate-binding protein translates to MTQRNTPRSLVLLAGLMLAAGAVHAADKLRWKVPNAFPSHLPALGDNVQMVADMLKTASDGQIQFKIFEPGNLVPPLELSDAVRDKTIDAGYTWLGYDAGKIPSAPLFSARPFGMEPWEYTAWWYNGGGKALAEDVYGKRNIHPILCGITGPETAGWFRKEIKTMDDLKGLKIRFAGLGGQVMQKAGASVTLLPGSEIFQALEKGAIDATEFAMPAVDQKLGFDKVAKYNYFPGWHQTYTAFHLIINKQVWDALQPSSRALFDTACTAGVMRNLSKGEAIQGDVIRGFEAKGVKTEKVPTKMLHALKKLTDEVMAEQSAKDADFKRVYDSQEAFSKSYQTWKGLAYLPRDFNDEKQ
- a CDS encoding TRAP transporter large permease, which produces MALEFYEILCIGMFAAFIVLLFSGFPVAWVLGGVALVTVTVAAYIFPERLADGFYSVAFSDLAAVTSRIWTIMQNWVLVALPMFVFMGLMLDRSGIAAELMENFVKVLGRAPGGLAVTVAAIGLLLAASTGIIGASVVLLALLGMPIMLRTGYSPSFAAGTVSAVGTLGILIPPSIMLVLMADRTPGVDAGGLFMGALIPGAMLGVIYIGYMMAVGLFSPKHAPLPPDARRMRLSDLGGVFKAVLPPAALILAVLGSIFAGFATPTEAAGVGACGATLLALMHKKLDRAVLREVCEQTTKTTAFIFAIFVGATAFSFVFQALGGEEFIHHGLKSLPFSHDGILISVLFLVFVLGFFLDWIEITLIVLPLVAPVIAGLDVGPAEVGPRMIWFVVLVAVCLQTSFLTPPVGFALFYLKGVAPKEVTVAHIYKGVIPFILLQLGGLVLVYVFPALATWLPKVAYGS
- a CDS encoding LysR family transcriptional regulator; amino-acid sequence: MDRYTEIRSFVLTAEKGSFAAASTVEGVTPVVMGRRLDALERRLGVRLMHRSTRGLTLTELGAEFLEQCRQLLKDFEAAEASVSAGRHDVRGHLVVTAPAGFGRRHVGPHAPAFKMQYPDLKLSFNFTDSVVDLVREGYDMAIRIGEVVDPDYVAVPLYPNHRVVCGTPAYFERHGIPQQPEELAGHNCLAFNPQGGQQRGWAFAREGKRFSVRVDGDMACNDGESLFEWVRQGLGIAWRSTWEIQPELTRGTLMTVLDAFAVSSYPIQVVYPQQRYLPAKIRCFVDYLREIYNQPGYWERA
- the paaY gene encoding phenylacetic acid degradation protein PaaY is translated as MPCYEIDGLRPVIDPDAYVHPDAVLIGDVIVGPRCYVAPLASLRGDFGRIVLEAGSNLQDGCVMHGYPGADTVVEEDGHIGHGAVLHSCRVGRNALVGMNAVIMDNAVIGEAAFVAACAFVKAGMQVPARHLVAGMPAKVVRELSDDEIAWKEDGTRIYQQLTGRCLTSLRACTPLTAMEPGRRRLEFEGVMSLDDFKKS